In Halobaculum limi, one DNA window encodes the following:
- a CDS encoding alanyl-tRNA editing protein, giving the protein MTVPLYLADSTAREFTATVERSLDDRVVLDRTHFYPTGGGQPHDTGTIQVVGDSDAVAGDVEDDGWTFAVTDVEKTDTIYHYLDGSAPPEGTRVRGRLDWDRRYALMRYHTAQHLLSAVLLEEFDARTVGNQLYTDRARLDAEYPKFSKTDLADVEAAMNDLVDDGLPVRHYTLDRETAEAELDTERTRIDLLPDSITELRIVEIGDEDDPFDRTACAGTHVENTDEIDEVTVTGRTTQGGDKERVEFTLADM; this is encoded by the coding sequence ATGACCGTTCCGCTCTATCTCGCCGACAGTACCGCGCGGGAGTTCACGGCGACCGTCGAGCGGTCGCTGGACGACCGCGTCGTCCTCGACCGGACGCACTTCTACCCGACCGGCGGCGGCCAACCCCACGACACCGGCACGATTCAGGTCGTCGGTGACAGCGACGCCGTCGCCGGCGACGTGGAAGACGACGGCTGGACGTTCGCCGTCACCGACGTCGAGAAGACCGACACCATCTACCACTACCTCGACGGCTCTGCGCCGCCCGAGGGGACGCGCGTCCGTGGTCGCCTCGACTGGGACCGCCGCTACGCGCTGATGCGGTATCACACCGCTCAACACCTGCTGTCTGCGGTCCTCTTAGAGGAGTTCGACGCCCGCACGGTCGGCAACCAACTGTACACCGACCGCGCCCGCCTCGACGCGGAGTACCCGAAGTTCTCCAAGACGGACCTCGCAGACGTCGAGGCGGCGATGAACGACCTCGTCGACGACGGTCTGCCGGTGCGCCACTACACGCTCGACCGCGAGACGGCCGAGGCGGAACTGGACACCGAACGTACGCGCATCGACCTGTTGCCCGACTCCATCACGGAACTGCGCATCGTCGAGATTGGCGACGAAGACGACCCGTTCGACCGGACCGCCTGCGCCGGAACACACGTCGAGAACACCGACGAGATTGACGAAGTGACCGTCACCGGCCGGACGACACAGGGCGGCGACAAAGAGCGCGTGGAGTTCACGCTGGCGGACATGTGA
- a CDS encoding glutaredoxin family protein — translation MSITLYALDGCPWCEKVHDALQDADIEYETVWTEALHSKRDEVARVSGQRGVPVLVDTDHGVTMNESANILEYIERTLAA, via the coding sequence ATGTCCATCACGTTGTACGCACTGGACGGTTGCCCGTGGTGCGAGAAGGTCCACGACGCCCTGCAAGACGCCGATATCGAGTACGAGACGGTGTGGACGGAGGCGCTCCACTCCAAGCGCGACGAGGTCGCTCGCGTCAGCGGTCAGCGTGGCGTGCCCGTCCTCGTCGACACCGACCACGGCGTCACGATGAACGAGTCGGCGAACATCCTCGAGTACATCGAGCGAACGCTCGCGGCCTGA
- a CDS encoding NmrA/HSCARG family protein has product MDSIQTILVLGATGRQGGAVVDALTSGEFGSFDVVAGTRNPASDAAESLRSRGVSVVPVDLLDEESLVAAMEGVDGVFAVTTFFEGGIDAEIEQGKQIVAACEAAGVDHLVFSSVGSADADTGLEHFESKAQTERRIAETAIAATILRPVYFMQNLGGQAAQIRDGMVTLAMAEGVELAMVDQRDIGRAAAAAFADPDSFVGETLTLAGDSLTLDEIAAVLSEHLGTDVEAVHLDTETLREQAGDEMAEMFVWFNETGYDVDVRALEERLSFEMGDLATCLEETGFIGTPETTAR; this is encoded by the coding sequence ATGGACAGTATCCAGACGATTCTCGTACTCGGGGCGACAGGACGACAGGGCGGCGCAGTCGTCGACGCACTCACCAGCGGCGAGTTCGGCTCCTTCGACGTGGTCGCGGGGACGCGCAACCCCGCCAGCGACGCCGCAGAGTCGCTCCGCTCGCGTGGTGTCTCGGTCGTCCCCGTTGACCTCCTCGACGAGGAGTCGCTCGTCGCCGCGATGGAGGGCGTCGACGGAGTCTTCGCCGTGACGACGTTCTTCGAGGGCGGCATCGACGCCGAAATCGAACAGGGCAAACAGATCGTCGCCGCCTGCGAGGCGGCCGGCGTCGACCACCTCGTGTTCAGTTCCGTCGGCTCTGCGGACGCCGACACCGGCCTCGAACACTTCGAGTCGAAAGCGCAGACCGAACGTCGCATCGCAGAGACAGCCATCGCCGCGACCATACTCCGACCCGTCTACTTCATGCAGAACCTCGGCGGGCAAGCAGCGCAGATCCGAGACGGGATGGTAACGCTCGCGATGGCTGAGGGCGTCGAACTCGCGATGGTCGACCAGCGAGACATCGGCCGCGCGGCCGCCGCCGCGTTCGCCGACCCCGACTCGTTCGTCGGCGAGACGCTCACCCTCGCGGGCGACTCGCTGACGCTCGATGAAATCGCCGCGGTGTTGAGCGAGCACCTCGGCACCGACGTCGAAGCGGTCCACCTCGACACCGAGACGCTGCGCGAACAGGCTGGCGACGAGATGGCCGAGATGTTCGTGTGGTTCAACGAGACTGGCTACGACGTCGACGTTCGTGCGTTAGAAGAGCGACTGAGCTTCGAGATGGGCGACCTCGCCACCTGCCTCGAGGAGACGGGGTTCATCGGGACGCCCGAGACGACCGCCCGCTGA
- a CDS encoding DUF7553 family protein produces the protein MSKHFEDARYYLGRAADHAKEGVKEELEPVEARVREIVGREKEPEPSRLDRLEADLKDLSKKAEGDAKEAVQEARDRLQSYRDSRSSE, from the coding sequence ATGTCGAAACACTTCGAGGACGCTCGGTACTATCTTGGACGAGCGGCCGACCACGCGAAGGAAGGCGTGAAAGAGGAACTGGAGCCAGTGGAGGCACGAGTCCGAGAGATCGTCGGGCGAGAGAAGGAACCGGAGCCCTCGCGACTCGACCGACTGGAGGCCGACCTGAAGGACCTCTCGAAGAAGGCCGAAGGTGACGCGAAGGAGGCCGTACAGGAGGCTCGCGACCGGCTTCAGTCCTACCGAGACAGTCGCTCCAGCGAATAA
- a CDS encoding rod shape-determining protein has translation MAAESDSADDSFESSNPTPIGVKLGSTRTVLRYYENEEADLTTVRTLTCLALYEDAITGEEKALFGEQAAAEYPDRVEYMLRSGLPEDDDRAELAGRFFRELLSANGVPSDSAVVYAVPTMENDAGLENLTDVIESSDIGAHTMRAYPESLCGAIPAMGDGVEAVSDVFISVNMGSTNLEACAYRRGDQLIPFSTGSVTGNDVDRRIVANVEEETQGRVHVDLTTAREYKEQHGNVGNFEPFSDVIQQPGGGSHEFTIEDSVVDALDWYLDAAVNEVANEFLPELANDYMKVYQLSLGNDIALTGGMACIPGLPEEFQRRLSAELDRDVNVVVPEEPDLAAAEGARRIAEKLADQ, from the coding sequence ATGGCAGCAGAATCCGACTCCGCAGACGACAGTTTCGAGTCCAGCAACCCGACTCCGATCGGTGTCAAACTCGGCTCTACCCGGACAGTCCTCCGCTACTACGAGAACGAGGAGGCGGACCTCACGACGGTCCGCACGCTCACGTGTCTCGCCCTCTACGAGGACGCTATCACCGGTGAGGAGAAGGCCCTGTTTGGGGAACAGGCCGCCGCCGAGTACCCCGACCGCGTCGAGTACATGCTCCGCTCGGGCCTCCCCGAAGACGACGACCGCGCCGAACTGGCCGGGCGCTTCTTCCGCGAACTCCTCTCGGCCAACGGCGTCCCCTCCGACTCGGCGGTGGTGTACGCCGTCCCGACGATGGAGAACGACGCTGGGTTGGAGAACCTCACCGACGTCATCGAGTCGTCGGACATCGGCGCACACACGATGCGTGCGTACCCCGAGTCGCTGTGCGGGGCCATCCCCGCGATGGGCGACGGCGTGGAGGCCGTCTCCGACGTGTTCATCTCGGTGAACATGGGGTCGACCAACCTCGAGGCGTGTGCGTACCGTCGCGGCGACCAACTTATCCCGTTCTCGACGGGGTCGGTCACGGGCAACGACGTGGACCGACGCATCGTCGCCAACGTCGAAGAGGAGACGCAAGGGCGCGTCCACGTCGACCTGACGACCGCCCGCGAGTACAAAGAACAGCACGGCAACGTCGGTAACTTCGAGCCGTTCTCGGACGTGATCCAACAGCCTGGCGGTGGCTCTCACGAGTTCACCATCGAGGACAGCGTCGTCGACGCTCTCGACTGGTATCTCGACGCCGCCGTCAACGAGGTCGCAAACGAGTTCCTCCCCGAACTCGCCAACGACTACATGAAGGTGTACCAACTGTCGCTGGGCAACGACATCGCGCTCACCGGCGGGATGGCGTGCATCCCCGGCCTCCCCGAGGAGTTCCAGCGCCGCCTCTCGGCGGAACTCGACCGCGACGTGAACGTGGTCGTCCCCGAGGAACCGGATCTGGCGGCCGCAGAGGGCGCGCGCCGTATCGCCGAGAAACTCGCCGACCAGTAA
- the nikR gene encoding nickel-responsive transcriptional regulator NikR, producing the protein MGVISVSMPDSLVDRIDEFTEEHGYTGRSELLREAARDLLGEFEDRKLEDRELMGIVTVVFDYEGTSVEERMMQLRHEHEDLVASNLHSHVGDHNCMELFILEGNLEQISTFVGKIRATTDTKTVDYSVTPIGDADGIV; encoded by the coding sequence ATGGGAGTGATCAGCGTCTCGATGCCGGACAGTCTCGTCGACCGTATCGACGAGTTCACCGAGGAACACGGCTACACTGGCCGTAGCGAACTGCTCCGGGAGGCGGCCCGCGACCTCCTCGGCGAGTTCGAGGACCGCAAACTCGAAGACCGTGAACTGATGGGCATCGTCACGGTCGTCTTCGACTACGAGGGAACGTCGGTCGAAGAGCGGATGATGCAGTTGCGCCACGAACACGAGGACCTGGTCGCCTCCAACCTCCACAGCCACGTCGGCGACCACAACTGTATGGAACTGTTCATCCTCGAAGGGAACCTCGAACAGATATCGACGTTCGTCGGGAAGATCCGTGCGACGACCGACACGAAGACTGTCGACTACTCCGTCACGCCCATCGGCGACGCCGACGGCATCGTCTGA
- a CDS encoding NAD-dependent epimerase/dehydratase family protein, which produces MGDTALVIGGTRFIGRHTVEDLLDHDYEVAIFNRGNHENPFADHDDVTHVEGDRRERMDLKTAKLSVDPDIVIDCVAYYPEDVRVATDLFDDVDGYVYISSGSSYADEEIPKREGETALCDCTPEQEEDDSMETYGPRKAEGDRAIFAAAEDGANAMAVRPCIVYGPYDYTERLDYWVDRVLNHDRVVVPGDGQNIWHRAYVEDVASALRVVAEEGEAGEAYNVGDRRLVTMEEMVNLIADAADTTCEVVHASDHELSAGGLTSSDFILYRDYPHVLDTNKLAALGWESTPLSEAMERTVAEHHESDRDGSEHDPGREAEERVLGVLETV; this is translated from the coding sequence ATGGGAGACACTGCACTGGTCATCGGCGGGACGCGCTTCATCGGCCGCCACACCGTCGAGGATCTGCTAGACCACGACTACGAGGTCGCCATCTTCAACCGCGGCAACCACGAGAACCCGTTCGCCGACCACGACGACGTGACCCACGTCGAGGGTGACCGCCGCGAGCGAATGGACCTCAAGACGGCGAAACTCTCCGTCGACCCCGACATCGTCATCGACTGCGTCGCCTACTACCCCGAGGACGTGCGCGTCGCGACGGACCTGTTCGACGACGTCGACGGCTACGTGTACATCTCCTCGGGGTCGTCGTACGCCGACGAGGAGATACCCAAGCGCGAGGGTGAGACTGCGCTCTGCGACTGCACGCCCGAGCAAGAGGAAGACGACTCGATGGAGACGTACGGCCCACGGAAGGCCGAGGGCGACCGCGCCATCTTCGCGGCCGCCGAGGACGGCGCCAACGCGATGGCCGTCCGTCCGTGTATCGTCTACGGCCCGTACGACTACACCGAGCGACTCGACTACTGGGTCGACCGCGTGCTGAACCACGACCGGGTCGTCGTCCCCGGCGACGGCCAGAACATCTGGCACCGCGCGTACGTCGAGGACGTCGCCTCGGCGCTGCGCGTCGTCGCGGAGGAGGGCGAGGCGGGCGAGGCGTACAACGTCGGCGACCGTCGCCTCGTGACGATGGAGGAGATGGTGAATCTGATCGCCGACGCTGCCGACACGACCTGCGAGGTGGTCCACGCCAGCGACCACGAACTCTCGGCGGGCGGCCTCACGTCGAGCGACTTCATCCTCTACCGCGACTACCCGCACGTCCTCGACACGAACAAACTGGCCGCCCTCGGCTGGGAGTCGACGCCGCTGTCGGAGGCGATGGAGCGCACCGTCGCCGAACACCACGAGAGCGACCGCGACGGTAGCGAACACGACCCCGGACGCGAGGCCGAAGAGCGCGTGCTGGGCGTCCTCGAGACGGTCTGA
- a CDS encoding HD domain-containing protein yields the protein MGVEIKGSRVTDEEFADMRHFVREYLVASVESEDDGGRMRWYPWHSAEYRFNHILNVVDIAERIAAKEGADTDVVRVAALFHDVSKLEADQDVHAEEGARVARQYLETHGEYPESFVSEVCSCVEAHSYQGPLSDLSLETRCLIEADLLDKVGANGTALMILRMGYEARTHMDAAEMVQRVLERGREHASRVESDAAESIAHERIKRVKWFREWLEDEVAEMSLDTDIYGER from the coding sequence GTGGGCGTCGAGATAAAGGGTTCGCGCGTCACCGACGAGGAGTTCGCGGATATGCGACACTTCGTCCGCGAGTACCTCGTCGCCTCCGTCGAGAGCGAGGACGACGGCGGACGAATGCGGTGGTATCCGTGGCACTCTGCGGAGTACCGCTTCAACCACATCCTCAACGTCGTCGACATCGCCGAGCGCATCGCCGCGAAAGAGGGCGCGGACACGGACGTCGTCCGGGTCGCGGCGCTGTTTCACGACGTGTCGAAACTGGAGGCCGACCAGGACGTCCACGCCGAGGAGGGCGCGCGCGTCGCCCGCCAGTACCTCGAAACCCACGGCGAGTACCCCGAGTCGTTCGTCTCGGAGGTGTGTTCGTGCGTCGAGGCGCACTCGTATCAGGGACCGCTGTCGGATCTGTCGCTGGAGACGCGGTGTCTCATCGAGGCGGACCTCCTCGACAAGGTCGGGGCCAACGGCACCGCACTGATGATCCTCCGGATGGGCTACGAGGCGCGCACCCACATGGACGCCGCCGAGATGGTCCAGCGCGTCCTCGAACGCGGGCGCGAACACGCCTCACGCGTCGAGAGCGACGCCGCCGAGTCTATCGCTCACGAACGGATCAAGCGGGTGAAGTGGTTCCGGGAGTGGCTGGAAGACGAAGTCGCGGAGATGTCGCTCGATACCGACATCTACGGCGAGCGCTGA
- a CDS encoding globin-coupled sensor protein: protein MDRGRESEQTSNSGNPRRTDGGVAQAGPPGGYAVTDADRRGVDGSKLAARLGLDAEDVRTRKRFTRFSPEDEETLDSLEPLFEAIAPDLVDEFYDHLTSHEEMQAILDSSTKGLQALKGSQMQYLTDLGGGEYDQDYFERRARIGKIHDMLDLGPRVYFSGYSIYYEGLIDALATEAREEAGVETDSPGDRAMTRLVDRLLPVLKLLLLDQQVAMDTYIDSYAEQMETEIDRRRELTTEVSEEVEEPLAEVGESAADVAETADEMRDLAETQADRMTEVEAEVGTLSASVEEVAASAEQVAAVSADAETLAEEGVDAAGDALETMADIETATDEVTDDLDDLRERVGEIDEVVSVIDGIADQTNLLALNANIEAARAGEAGDGFAVVADEVKSLAEESQQRAGEIESLVENIQTGAEDTVDSLELTEQRIADGVDRVEDSMERLDEIAEAIREAASGVEEVARATDSQASSTEEVAALVEEASREATTVRRNVDAIADAADEQRVRLDRVRASVDRLTE from the coding sequence ATGGATAGAGGTAGGGAGTCGGAGCAGACCTCCAACAGTGGGAACCCACGGCGGACGGACGGCGGCGTTGCACAGGCGGGACCGCCGGGCGGGTACGCTGTGACCGACGCGGACCGTCGCGGCGTCGACGGGTCGAAACTGGCGGCGCGACTCGGACTGGACGCCGAAGACGTCCGGACGCGGAAGCGGTTCACCCGATTCTCACCGGAAGACGAGGAGACGCTGGACTCGTTGGAGCCGTTGTTCGAGGCGATCGCACCCGACCTCGTCGACGAGTTCTACGACCACCTCACGAGCCACGAGGAGATGCAGGCGATCCTCGACTCCTCGACGAAGGGGCTGCAGGCGCTGAAGGGATCACAGATGCAGTACCTCACCGACCTGGGGGGCGGTGAGTACGATCAAGACTACTTCGAGCGCCGCGCCCGGATCGGGAAGATCCATGATATGCTCGATCTGGGCCCGCGCGTGTACTTCTCGGGCTACAGCATCTACTACGAGGGCCTGATCGACGCCCTCGCGACGGAAGCACGCGAGGAGGCGGGCGTGGAGACGGACTCGCCGGGCGACCGGGCGATGACCCGCCTCGTCGACCGACTGCTCCCCGTGTTGAAACTGCTGTTGCTCGACCAGCAGGTGGCGATGGACACGTACATCGACTCGTACGCCGAGCAGATGGAGACGGAGATCGACCGCCGTCGCGAACTCACCACGGAGGTGTCCGAAGAGGTCGAGGAACCGCTCGCGGAGGTGGGCGAGTCGGCGGCCGACGTCGCGGAGACGGCCGACGAGATGCGCGACCTCGCGGAGACACAGGCCGACCGGATGACCGAAGTGGAAGCGGAGGTCGGGACGCTCTCGGCCAGCGTCGAAGAGGTCGCCGCGAGCGCCGAACAGGTCGCGGCCGTCTCCGCAGACGCCGAGACGCTCGCAGAGGAGGGCGTCGACGCCGCGGGCGACGCCCTCGAGACGATGGCGGACATCGAGACGGCGACCGACGAGGTGACCGACGACCTCGACGACCTCCGCGAACGGGTCGGTGAGATCGACGAGGTGGTCTCAGTGATCGACGGTATCGCCGACCAGACGAACCTGCTGGCGCTCAACGCTAACATCGAGGCCGCCCGCGCGGGCGAGGCGGGCGACGGCTTCGCGGTCGTCGCCGACGAGGTGAAGAGTCTCGCCGAGGAGTCACAGCAACGCGCAGGCGAGATCGAGTCGCTGGTCGAGAACATCCAGACGGGTGCCGAAGACACCGTCGACAGCCTCGAACTGACAGAACAGCGGATCGCAGACGGCGTCGACCGCGTCGAAGACTCGATGGAACGCCTCGACGAGATTGCCGAGGCGATCCGCGAGGCCGCCTCCGGCGTCGAGGAGGTCGCGAGAGCCACCGACTCGCAGGCGTCGTCCACCGAAGAGGTCGCCGCACTCGTCGAGGAAGCCAGCCGCGAGGCGACGACCGTTCGCCGCAACGTCGACGCCATCGCGGACGCCGCCGACGAACAGCGTGTTCGCCTCGACCGCGTCCGCGCCTCCGTCGACCGACTCACCGAGTGA
- a CDS encoding FlaD/FlaE family flagellar protein has translation MLRPSDYDPKELRALTGAAAPTHADEEGARWTTPDDFLGRADARVRAAQVEDAFLLQAAAGGASRPYLPSLPDSVVGTQLVLDWLRYLVGVGGRERAREALAFYRDVEWLDESVEDDLATYLEAFDDTEGSRIGVGHHRTSLLFVARLAALR, from the coding sequence ATGCTTAGACCGAGCGATTACGACCCGAAGGAGTTGCGAGCGTTGACGGGAGCGGCGGCGCCGACGCACGCCGACGAGGAAGGGGCCCGGTGGACGACGCCGGACGACTTCCTCGGTCGAGCGGATGCGCGCGTGCGGGCGGCGCAGGTGGAAGACGCCTTCCTCCTTCAGGCAGCGGCCGGCGGTGCGAGCAGACCCTACCTCCCGAGTCTACCCGACTCGGTCGTGGGGACGCAACTCGTACTCGACTGGCTACGCTACCTCGTCGGCGTCGGCGGGCGCGAACGCGCCCGCGAGGCGCTCGCCTTCTATCGGGACGTGGAGTGGCTCGACGAGTCCGTCGAGGACGACCTCGCGACGTACCTCGAAGCCTTCGACGACACAGAGGGTTCACGGATCGGCGTCGGCCACCATCGCACCAGCCTGCTGTTCGTCGCCCGCCTCGCCGCGCTCCGATAA
- a CDS encoding DUF7120 family protein, whose protein sequence is MTKIEVDLPDRIDSEIARLAEQGEFLNRKEAIEDFLTRGLQAYDVENDPGGQGEADGDLFTDAIDEQQDPAALTDEHGDEPTF, encoded by the coding sequence GTGACGAAGATCGAAGTCGACCTGCCCGACCGTATCGACAGCGAGATCGCACGACTCGCCGAGCAGGGTGAGTTCCTCAACCGTAAGGAGGCCATCGAGGACTTCCTCACGCGGGGCCTGCAGGCGTACGACGTGGAGAACGACCCTGGCGGCCAAGGTGAAGCCGACGGCGACCTCTTCACCGACGCCATCGACGAGCAACAGGACCCCGCCGCACTCACCGACGAACACGGCGACGAACCGACTTTCTAA
- a CDS encoding M48 family metallopeptidase: protein MADAARTVDLRGSTIPYDVRHSTRAERSRITVDAGGVTVVVPEGAVVDPEHILQNHTDWVLARHEELEAYRDRIPDRHFEAGASFPYLGEPHEVVVETRPYSVVDDGTLRLAANHVAETSVKRALETLYRRLARERFESLAEQYATEMGVEYGRIEVRNQRTKWGSCSTSGTISLNWRLLLGPPEVSEYVVIHELAHRREMNHSEAFWALVADHDPAYERHRTWLSEHATRLVFDPDDL from the coding sequence ATGGCCGACGCCGCCCGAACCGTCGACCTCCGCGGGTCCACCATCCCGTACGACGTTCGCCACAGCACTCGCGCCGAACGGTCACGGATCACCGTCGACGCCGGTGGCGTTACGGTCGTCGTTCCCGAAGGCGCGGTCGTCGACCCCGAACACATCCTCCAGAACCACACCGACTGGGTGCTCGCTCGCCACGAAGAACTCGAGGCGTACCGCGACCGGATACCCGACCGCCACTTCGAGGCGGGTGCGTCGTTCCCGTACCTCGGTGAACCACACGAGGTGGTCGTCGAGACGCGTCCGTACAGCGTCGTCGACGACGGCACCCTCCGCCTCGCCGCCAACCACGTCGCAGAGACGTCGGTCAAACGGGCACTCGAAACCCTGTATCGACGACTGGCCCGCGAGCGATTCGAGTCACTGGCAGAGCAGTACGCGACGGAGATGGGCGTCGAGTACGGCCGTATCGAGGTGCGGAACCAGCGGACGAAGTGGGGCAGTTGCTCGACGTCGGGGACGATCAGTCTGAACTGGCGACTCCTGTTGGGGCCGCCCGAGGTGAGCGAGTACGTCGTGATTCACGAACTCGCCCATCGGCGTGAGATGAACCACTCCGAGGCGTTCTGGGCGCTCGTGGCCGACCACGACCCCGCGTACGAGCGACACCGAACGTGGCTCTCGGAACACGCGACCCGACTCGTGTTCGACCCGGACGACCTGTAG
- a CDS encoding CBS domain-containing protein, with translation MDISNIAVPEFVEVDADERLGKIRSLFDRENPKGIIVMENGEYAGVIGERELVNSRVEDDTKAAALMKPAPEVDRTEDLREVARVLVEGNVKIAPVYEGEQLFGIVTVDAILSAVHDNLDALTVDDIYTSDVVTVPEDAHVGQAINRLRENGISRLPVVNENGRLEGILTTHDIVDFVVRDSKRQGRGDRRGDLDRMLDLPVYDMMSSPVLTVTADQSVHAAVEMMMEQDVSGLVVTPEDRDDLVAGVLTKTDVLRALTFTEEDAMDVQVTNVSLLDTLTREDIRTSIGQVSEKYQEMRVLHAHVRFHEHKEKLRGTPLIQCQIRLRTTHGQVAGSGEGYGAEHAFHVALDKLERNVLEVKGVTADERYRGQLLRKLGEL, from the coding sequence ATGGACATCTCAAACATCGCCGTGCCGGAGTTCGTCGAGGTCGACGCAGACGAACGACTCGGGAAGATCCGCTCGCTGTTCGACCGCGAGAACCCCAAGGGAATCATCGTGATGGAGAACGGCGAGTACGCCGGCGTCATCGGCGAGCGCGAGCTGGTCAACTCGCGCGTCGAGGACGACACCAAAGCGGCGGCGCTGATGAAGCCCGCCCCGGAGGTCGACCGCACCGAAGACCTCCGCGAGGTCGCGCGCGTCCTCGTCGAGGGGAACGTCAAGATCGCCCCCGTCTACGAGGGTGAGCAGTTGTTCGGCATCGTCACGGTCGACGCCATCCTCTCGGCCGTTCACGACAACCTCGACGCGCTGACGGTCGACGACATCTACACGAGCGACGTCGTGACCGTCCCCGAAGACGCCCACGTGGGGCAGGCGATCAACCGCCTCCGCGAGAACGGCATCTCGCGGCTCCCCGTCGTCAACGAAAACGGACGACTGGAGGGGATCCTCACCACCCACGACATCGTCGACTTCGTCGTTCGCGACAGCAAGCGGCAGGGGCGCGGCGACCGCCGCGGCGACCTCGACCGGATGCTCGACCTCCCGGTGTACGACATGATGTCGTCGCCGGTCCTCACCGTCACCGCCGACCAGTCGGTCCACGCGGCCGTCGAGATGATGATGGAGCAGGACGTCAGCGGCCTCGTCGTCACGCCCGAAGACCGCGACGACCTCGTCGCGGGCGTACTCACCAAGACGGACGTGCTCCGTGCGCTGACGTTCACCGAGGAGGACGCGATGGACGTGCAGGTGACGAACGTCAGCCTCCTCGACACGCTCACCCGCGAAGACATCCGCACGTCGATCGGGCAGGTGTCGGAGAAGTACCAGGAGATGCGCGTCCTGCACGCGCACGTTCGCTTCCACGAGCACAAGGAGAAACTCCGGGGCACCCCGCTCATTCAGTGTCAGATCCGCCTGCGCACCACCCACGGACAGGTCGCCGGATCGGGCGAAGGCTACGGCGCTGAACACGCCTTCCACGTCGCCCTCGACAAACTCGAGCGGAACGTCCTCGAGGTGAAGGGCGTCACCGCCGACGAGCGCTACCGCGGCCAACTCCTCCGGAAACTGGGCGAACTGTAA
- a CDS encoding cob(I)yrinic acid a,c-diamide adenosyltransferase, producing MPIYTGRGDEGKTDLRDMSRVSKTSPRIEAYGTVDEANALIGTIRPTGYDDVDEMLRTVQDHLHVLQADFANPDPDEDAPVVRPRHTEQLEDWIDELDEELEPLTSFVLPSGSEAGAKLHHARTVARRAERRAVDLANDEPVNKEAVAYLNRLSDALFTFARVVNARDGVAEDAPDYQ from the coding sequence ATGCCCATCTACACCGGCCGCGGCGACGAGGGGAAGACCGACCTCCGCGACATGTCGCGGGTGTCGAAGACGTCCCCCCGAATCGAGGCGTACGGAACGGTCGACGAGGCGAACGCGCTCATCGGCACCATCCGCCCGACGGGGTACGACGACGTCGACGAGATGCTGCGCACCGTACAGGACCACCTCCACGTCCTGCAGGCGGACTTCGCCAACCCCGACCCCGACGAGGACGCACCCGTCGTCCGTCCCCGTCACACCGAGCAACTGGAGGACTGGATCGACGAGTTGGACGAGGAACTCGAGCCGTTGACCTCGTTCGTGTTACCGTCGGGGAGCGAGGCGGGGGCGAAACTCCACCACGCCCGGACGGTCGCCCGCCGGGCCGAGCGCCGCGCGGTCGACCTCGCGAACGACGAACCCGTGAACAAGGAGGCGGTGGCGTATCTGAACCGCCTCTCGGACGCCCTGTTCACGTTCGCGCGCGTGGTCAACGCTCGTGACGGCGTGGCCGAAGACGCGCCCGACTACCAGTAA
- a CDS encoding response regulator, whose translation MTRRILIVDDSGFQRTLIRGILEDDFEVVAEAENGSEAVDLFEQTKPDLVTMDIMMPEVNGIEATSDIKSRDPGTRVVMCTSVEQRDQMKQAVKAGADGYVTKPVEEDTLRSEVESALAT comes from the coding sequence ATGACGAGACGGATTCTCATCGTAGACGACTCCGGGTTCCAGCGGACGCTCATCCGCGGCATCCTCGAAGACGACTTCGAAGTCGTCGCCGAGGCAGAGAACGGGTCAGAGGCGGTCGACCTGTTCGAGCAGACGAAACCCGACTTGGTCACGATGGACATTATGATGCCCGAGGTGAACGGCATCGAAGCCACCAGCGACATCAAATCCCGAGACCCGGGGACGCGCGTCGTGATGTGTACCAGCGTCGAACAACGCGACCAGATGAAGCAGGCGGTGAAAGCGGGGGCCGACGGCTACGTAACCAAGCCGGTGGAAGAGGATACCCTTCGGTCGGAAGTCGAGAGCGCCCTCGCGACGTAA